A region of the Vigna unguiculata cultivar IT97K-499-35 chromosome 9, ASM411807v1, whole genome shotgun sequence genome:
aagaagaaaaaccagataaagtgtccaaaagtccaaaagcataattgtttactacattactcaataaatcaatacaaaacaaggaatggtcttcaattgggtgcttcatggcttctagcacgttgaactgcaccttctcatctcctatctccatagtcaaggatcctgcatgcacgtctatcttggtacgtgctgtcatcatgaatggtcttcccaagatgattgtggttgaactcattccttcatcatccttcatatccaagatatagaaatctgcaggaaaaattaacttgtccacacggacaagcacatcttctagcacacctgcagggttaactgtgctacggttggccaactgaatgaccacaccagtagacttaagaggtccaagatgaagtgaagtaaaaacagataaaggcattacattaatggaagctcctaaatctaacatagcattgtcaaacttagtacttcctataatgcagggaacagaaaacatacctggatccttacacttttgtggcattctgactgcaggcttcttaattaagctagagacatttcttcccatgttcactacctctttgtccataatacgccttttatgtgtacataattctttgagaaacttggcgtatttaggaatttgtctcacagcatccaacaaaggaatgtttatctccactttcttgaaggtattcaggatttctttgtctaactcctccatctttttagtttttggtttcaaacggtttggatagggaggaggaggagaataaggagaaggattttcagaggaagtattaggggataccaacctggagttatcactgggtgcaggcatctcagatgttgcttgtgttgcttcatctgatcttcctctttcatcattaggtacaacttcattgtccttatcttcatcttcttgggcatccccaagaccttgtatttgcttacccgatcttaaagtaatagcacttacatttctcgggttgattacagtttgtgcaggcaaattgttTGAGCCTTgctgagacttcatctgatttaactcatttgccatttgtccaatctggttctgcaagttttgattggttgcttccatcgtctgttttaactcattgatttgtcccttcatcatgttagccatcattttcatcattgcctccatgtttgaatcaccagaggttgcagttggttgtggttgttgcctctgttgaggtggaacatagacttgttggtgttgaggctgttgattcccccatttctggctgggatattccttccaatctgggttgtacttgttggaggacagatcatggttgtattgctgccgaggtggtctattattgccatagatgtttgcagcatatgcctgaggttgttcattgtctaacgtccctgtctcttttaacataaaacaagcctctgtaggatgattcgtagaagcacaaattccacataaagtagaagggataggctttttctgtaagtctgtcaaggtccttaccatggctgctaagtcatccaacttcccttctaatttcttgtgatctgcaacatatgaagcttctactccatgggttcccttcaatagagttatagaattactccttgtggaaaattgttgatggttcgatgccatagtttcaatcaattgtcttgcatttgttggcgttttgtccatcaatgaccctccacttgcagcatctatcatttgtctatccatgatactcaatccctcataaaagtattgaatgaggagatgctcgtttatctggtgatgaggacaggaagcacacaactttttgaatctttcccaatactcgtgaagactttctctttcttgttgccttatcccataaatatctttgcgaatagcagcaactctagatgctggaaaaaacttttccagaaataatcttttcagagtctcccaggtattgatggatcctggcggaaggcagtataaccaattcttagcggcatcttgcattgagaatggaaaagccttaagcttgatatgttcctctgtcactgttgtaggtctcatggatgaacaaacaacatgaaattccttcaagtgatggtatgggtcttctcctgctaatccatggaatttgggtaaaagatggattaacccagacttgagctcacattctccatctggatattggatgcacatgttttgtgtaattgctgcatccggtgaagccaactctcttattgttctttcttccattctatcttcttgaatttctggttcaggtgatggatcagaagatatgttaatcaccggaggtgattctagtggtacactttcagtggtaggttcagatgatgatggtgctccttcagtagaacacctgagatcaagtctcctacgtgatttacgcaagttcctttcaagttctgaatcaagttgataaaattgacccggattggcccgagtcatgcactatgcaggtccacctgaaagtgtttccctgtgtgttgttttttttttctcttcctattcttgttttggagaaagatttcaagaaagaaatgagttaagatgtcgttgggtctactcccaggaaagagaggtgcgtcacagtggacaacttaaataccaagtctttcctagacagagttttccaaactagtctcaaaaaaatttcttaaaagaaattcttaatcaaaacaaaaatagaaatttgcttggaatatattgaaagaaaactagagactacaaaataacaaactatattaaacgtatatgcgtaaaataaataaaaaataaaaaataaaataaaataaaataaattaaaataaaataaaataaataaaaacagaatcaaaataaaagaaatactaaccgtattccccggcaacggcgctaaatttgatatcgctgtcgttaggcgatcaaattaccactactttagcaacttcagtattgccaatttgtagtgaagaaaatagttagggttaagataaccctgagtcgtctcacaacgaatacggaattgatctcaaatatttgattcttaaaaatgcaattaaaactagcaactataaaaatagggggattttgatatgcaaagaaaatgacacggaagattgtaaacacagtaatagtaaataggtcaattccactgctttttctaaataagattcttcattggttatctagagattattgttaaattaattattattgttgatttacaaatcaatcaatgtaaagactcaattaatttgttggcatcctcacttttaatcaaagtacagtctcaattaaaagtgagaattgtttagattgtccatagtaaatttaatcaaagtacagtctcaattaattttactatgcctaatcatgtctattcctttgtttctttaccaaatagaaaacttaattaatcaaagtagagtcttgactaattttagttaaagtaattacctctaatcaaattaaagtctcaattattggcaaaaacttatttaatcaaatgaaagtttctaaacaaaatcaaagtaaagtctcaatttaatttaaaaaccttttaactcatatgattagcatgcatgtagattcaaaatcattattttctattcgattaagaagcaaaggacatagataaacaaaaaccacaacaataatcaaaataacaaaacatataaattcatctaacctcagaatccatttgagaaattacagtggaatcaacccttaaagcttagccctccatggctttgatggaatacatgatgatatgaaagaaagaaaataaaagaaagaatgagagatgtggtgccaaaaccagagagttctaagtgtctaagctgtcagctgtaaaaaTTGTCAGTTTctccgcttctgctcccttaagtctctttatataggcttccactagactttgggctttatctgtcagttgctaaattctttcatttttatttaattaattagcaactcaatttctgtccaatttccaattctgcccctcttatttaagcatttttacaaaattgaccagagtttgaccagtttgaccagagtttgaccagagtttgaccagttgaccagtttgactgtccaatagcagcctgacacgtggcgcagagtgtctctctccagaattagggtttcactctcacactcttctccctccctcgtgacggcgcggctgcCGGCGTGGTGCTGCTCCGGCGAGCTCTTCCGACGCGGTTCCTGTTCGAAGATGGTGGTGAAGCTgcggtggccatggtggtgCAGTGGTGCGGCGGCGAGTTGCAGAGAAAATGAAGCTGTCTCGAATGGAGGACCAAAGTGTGGAGGCGCGACTGCCGGCGTTGCGCTGCTGCGATGTGAAGTGCGACGCGGTGGTGTTGCGGAGGCGCGAACGAAGAGATGCGACGCGGGGGCTGATGCGCGGTGGCCGTCGGCGCTGTTTCGCGAAGGAAGAGATGCGCGAGGTGCAGAGATGGAGGTTGAAGTTTCCGGCGAGGACAGTGGTTGCGGGTTCGTGGTGGCTCTCTGCGGAGAAGATGACCGCGAGTGGCACCGCTGGATGGttcgcggtggtggtggtgatgacgCGTCGCTGCAGAATCGTGGTGGCCGGAAACGGCGGTGGCTGCCGTGGAGGTTGatggtggcggctagggtttggggaaaattagggtttctgttttgggagatgaagatgatgacgtggcagaatctgattggttaatttggtgagggtaggattatgacacgtggcttgttctggttggctaattttaagaggtggggattgccacatggcatgatctggtttagtggagtttaagtggtaggaggggtgcaacttagtgaaaactggggatgcagaacaggtttttgtggtccacttgagggaggagtgtgcaaatgaaaactgggggtgcatttagctcctgatttattctttttcagaatttcttgattttggacttattttgtaactttgaatatttcaaaatcacattattaatcgaccaaaaataaattccagctgcattaacaaacgttaaaatatccaataatattttatgcaactaaaatcaatttttatgccacttttaccaaacttactcaataaatccaataatcacaaatcctaattaaatcaatctttaagcacagaaaattcaattaaatccccaaatttaaatattaaatgagggcaaaaatttgaactcatcaacgAGTTTTGTGATACTTGATGTTACttaatttggttttcattttcagATTTGACTGTGGTATTATGGTACTGAAATATCTTGAACATTGGGAAGCTAACAAAAAGTACAATGGCCAAAGTATGCCTACTTATACTAGGGTAAATTTAATGTGCAAAGAGGAAATTTGTTCATTCATGCCTTGAATTGAAAAGTTAAGTTCAATGTATTGAGTTTAATGTatgaaaatttaagtaaaatttattttagccGTATCATGTCATAATTATACACATTGTAGCCATAAAACACATTAGACTTAAGGCTATAATGTGACACCACGTAGCATGATCAATCAAAGTAAGAGAATTTTTTTACATGTCTCATCTTTGC
Encoded here:
- the LOC114163043 gene encoding uncharacterized protein LOC114163043 — translated: MCIQYPDGECELKSGLIHLLPKFHGLAGEDPYHHLKEFHVVCSSMRPTTVTEEHIKLKAFPFSMQDAAKNWLYCLPPGSINTWETLKRLFLEKFFPASRVAAIRKDIYGIRQQERESLHEYWERFKKLCASCPHHQINEHLLIQYFYEGLSIMDRQMIDAASGGSLMDKTPTNARQLIETMASNHQQFSTRSNSITLLKGTHGVEASYVADHKKLEGKLDDLAAMVRTLTDLQKKPIPSTLCGICASTNHPTEACFMLKETGTLDNEQPQAYAANIYGNNRPPRQQYNHDLSSNKYNPDWKEYPSQKWGNQQPQHQQVYVPPQQRQQPQPTATSGDSNMEAMMKMMANMMKGQINELKQTMEATNQNLQNQIGQMANELNQMKSQQGSNNLPAQTVINPRNVSAITLRSGKQIQGLGDAQEDEDKDNEVMPAPSDNSRLVSPNTSSENPSPYSPPPPYPNRLKPKTKKMEELDKEILNTFKKVEINIPLLDAVRQIPKYAKFLKELCTHKRRIMDKEVVNMGRNVSSLIKKPAVRMPQKCKDPGMFSVPCIIGSTKFDNAMLDLGASINVMPLSVFTSLHLGPLKSTGVVIQLANRSTVNPAGVLEDVLVRVDKLIFPADFYILDMKDDEGMSSTTIILGRPFMMTARTKIDVHAGSLTMEIGDEKVQFNVLEAMKHPIEDHSLFCIDLLSNVV